A single genomic interval of Ignavibacteria bacterium harbors:
- a CDS encoding T9SS type A sorting domain-containing protein, with protein MKRIFTTIIILMLALGLEAQPQWVQYTMSNSGLPSNSVGTVLIDSNNVKWITTGNGFVRLKGNTWTVYDTTNSGMPSNWCTSVVKDMKNNLWIRILDIGYVKYDGINWTVYNDESTGYGVHSSTCISIDSINNKWVCYASGLLKYNDTIWTRYHTGNSGIPSNGVYQVFCEGNIVWVGTVEAGAGRYNGQTWTTYNVYNSGLPSNFIYKINRDLNNNIWFATYNEGAAKFNYIQNQWTLYNTYNSSIPSNYVKVVYIDNNNVKWIGTMNGFAIFNDTTWQVFPYSLTGNVSNFAKDKYGNMWLCGGIGLYVYNPTGVVGIENNTDIVPENYLIIRNYPNPFNSRTKIEVTIPESSHMSLNIYDINGRLVEKISKGNYRKGTYTFSFNADNLTSGVYFVHLKTENEIRSNKIVLLK; from the coding sequence ATGAAAAGAATATTCACAACAATAATAATATTAATGTTGGCTTTGGGTCTTGAAGCACAGCCGCAGTGGGTACAATACACAATGAGTAACTCAGGGCTGCCAAGTAATTCAGTTGGTACTGTTCTTATAGACAGCAATAATGTTAAATGGATTACAACCGGTAACGGTTTTGTAAGGCTGAAAGGCAATACCTGGACGGTTTATGATACAACAAATTCCGGAATGCCTTCAAATTGGTGTACATCTGTAGTGAAGGATATGAAAAACAATTTATGGATCAGGATTTTGGATATAGGATATGTAAAATACGATGGGATAAACTGGACTGTTTATAATGATGAGAGTACAGGATATGGAGTTCATAGTAGTACCTGCATCAGTATTGATAGTATAAACAATAAATGGGTTTGTTATGCTTCAGGACTATTGAAGTACAATGATACAATCTGGACGCGTTATCATACAGGAAATTCAGGGATACCAAGCAATGGAGTGTATCAGGTTTTTTGTGAAGGTAATATTGTTTGGGTAGGGACAGTAGAGGCAGGTGCTGGTAGGTATAACGGGCAAACCTGGACAACATATAATGTTTACAATTCGGGATTGCCAAGCAATTTTATTTATAAAATAAATAGAGATTTGAATAACAATATCTGGTTTGCAACATATAATGAAGGTGCTGCAAAATTTAATTACATCCAAAATCAATGGACACTTTATAACACATATAATTCAAGCATTCCAAGTAATTATGTAAAGGTAGTTTATATAGATAATAATAATGTAAAATGGATAGGAACGATGAATGGTTTTGCTATCTTTAACGATACAACATGGCAAGTGTTTCCTTATTCATTAACTGGAAATGTTAGTAATTTCGCAAAAGACAAATACGGAAATATGTGGCTTTGCGGAGGAATCGGATTATATGTTTATAATCCAACTGGTGTGGTAGGAATAGAGAATAATACGGACATTGTACCTGAAAATTATTTAATAATCAGAAATTATCCTAATCCGTTTAATTCAAGAACAAAAATTGAAGTTACAATCCCTGAAAGCTCGCATATGAGTTTAAATATATATGATATTAATGGCAGGTTAGTAGAAAAAATATCAAAAGGCAATTACAGAAAAGGGACTTACACATTTAGTTTTAACGCAGATAATTTAACAAGTGGAGTTTATTTTGTTCATTTAAAAACAGAAAATGAAATAAGGTCAAATAAAATTGTTTTATTAAAATAG